One stretch of Alphaproteobacteria bacterium DNA includes these proteins:
- a CDS encoding peptide deformylase: protein MSLLNILVAPDPRLKAKALPVEKVDQALSRLIDDMFETMYQAPGIGLAAPQVGVAKRVIVVDTAKKGEEAQPLALINPEILWLSEETSSYEEGCLSVPEHYAEVIRPARVRVRYQDRQGEIREIEADGLLATVLQHEIDHLSGKLFVDYLSALKRGMILRKLEKAKKQAVRG from the coding sequence ATGAGCCTGCTGAACATCCTTGTCGCCCCCGACCCGCGCCTGAAAGCCAAAGCCCTGCCCGTCGAAAAGGTGGATCAGGCGCTTTCCCGCCTGATCGACGACATGTTCGAAACCATGTATCAGGCGCCGGGCATCGGCCTAGCCGCCCCGCAGGTGGGCGTCGCCAAGCGGGTGATCGTGGTCGATACCGCCAAAAAGGGCGAGGAAGCCCAGCCCCTGGCCCTGATCAATCCCGAAATCCTGTGGCTGTCGGAGGAAACCAGCAGCTACGAGGAAGGCTGCCTGTCGGTCCCCGAACATTACGCCGAGGTCATCCGCCCCGCCCGCGTGCGCGTGCGCTATCAGGACCGCCAGGGCGAAATCCGCGAAATCGAGGCGGATGGGCTGCTGGCCACCGTGTTGCAGCATGAAATCGACCACCTGTCGGGCAAGCTGTTCGTCGATTATCTTTCCGCTTTGAAACGGGGCATGATCCTGCGCAAGCTGGAGAAGGCGAAAAAGCAGGCTGTCCGGGGATAG
- a CDS encoding methionyl-tRNA formyltransferase produces MRIVFMGTPDFAATVLECLIAAQHEVVCVYSQPPRPSGRGHKQMPSPVHRLALERGIPVRCPTSLKSPEEQAAFADLNADVAVVAAYGLILPKAILDAPKKGCLNVHGSLLPRWRGAAPIQRAIMAGDEQTGICIMRMDEGLDTGPVLLRDSIPIGPETTAGELHDQLAELGARLMLVTLGMMALGDTLIPMTQPERGVTYAKKIEREESRIDWGKPTLEVERLIRAMSPHPGAWFEHASERFKVLKAHPLDRCGEPGRVLEGGLIIACKEGAIDVQTIQRQGKAPMDADAFLRGYALPPGTVLS; encoded by the coding sequence ATGCGCATCGTCTTCATGGGCACCCCCGATTTTGCGGCAACGGTGCTGGAATGCCTGATCGCGGCCCAGCACGAGGTTGTTTGCGTCTATTCGCAGCCGCCCAGGCCTTCCGGGCGCGGCCACAAGCAAATGCCCTCGCCCGTTCACAGACTGGCCCTGGAACGGGGCATTCCCGTGCGTTGCCCCACGTCCCTGAAGTCGCCTGAGGAACAGGCCGCCTTCGCCGACCTGAATGCCGATGTGGCGGTGGTGGCGGCCTATGGGCTGATCCTGCCCAAAGCCATTCTGGACGCGCCCAAAAAGGGATGCCTGAACGTGCATGGATCACTGCTGCCGCGCTGGCGGGGTGCCGCCCCCATCCAACGAGCCATCATGGCGGGCGATGAGCAGACCGGCATCTGCATCATGCGCATGGATGAGGGGCTGGACACCGGCCCGGTTCTGTTGCGAGACAGCATCCCCATCGGCCCCGAAACAACGGCGGGCGAGTTGCACGACCAGTTGGCCGAGTTGGGGGCGCGCCTGATGCTGGTCACCCTGGGCATGATGGCCTTGGGCGACACCTTGATTCCGATGACGCAGCCCGAAAGAGGCGTGACCTACGCCAAGAAGATCGAACGCGAGGAAAGCCGCATCGATTGGGGAAAGCCCACCCTTGAGGTCGAACGCCTGATCCGTGCCATGTCGCCGCATCCCGGCGCTTGGTTCGAGCATGCAAGCGAGCGTTTCAAAGTGCTGAAAGCCCACCCGCTCGACCGGTGCGGCGAACCGGGACGCGTGCTTGAAGGTGGGCTGATCATCGCCTGCAAGGAAGGGGCGATTGACGTTCAAACCATCCAGCGCCAGGGCAAGGCGCCAATGGATGCCGACGCCTTCCTGCGTGGCTATGCCTTGCCGCCGGGCACGGTTTTGTCGTGA
- the truA gene encoding tRNA pseudouridine(38-40) synthase TruA: protein MTVRYKLLIEYDGSGFIGWQRQGSGVSVQSVLEDAARLFTGVEAATGAAGRTDTGVHALGMVAHVDLARAYDPETVRRALNFYMKPHPVAVLEASEAPEGFHARFSALERRYLYRISNRPSPPVLDRHRVWWISNPLDEKAMAEGAAHLVGHHDFSTFRAGDCQARSPFKTLDELSVERQGDEVHIKARSRSFLHRQVRNMVGTLKMVGEGRWHPDDVKKALEARARAAGGPTAQPQGLYFLGVTY from the coding sequence GTGACCGTCAGATACAAATTGCTCATCGAATATGACGGCTCCGGCTTCATCGGCTGGCAGCGCCAGGGCAGCGGCGTTTCCGTGCAAAGCGTTTTGGAAGACGCGGCTAGGCTTTTCACCGGCGTCGAGGCCGCGACCGGCGCCGCCGGTCGCACCGATACCGGCGTACATGCGCTGGGCATGGTGGCGCATGTCGATCTTGCGCGCGCCTACGATCCTGAAACCGTGCGCCGCGCCCTGAACTTTTACATGAAGCCGCATCCGGTGGCGGTGCTGGAAGCCAGCGAAGCGCCCGAGGGTTTCCATGCGCGTTTCTCCGCCCTGGAACGGCGCTATCTGTACCGAATCTCGAACCGCCCCTCGCCGCCCGTCCTCGACCGGCACCGCGTCTGGTGGATATCCAATCCGCTTGATGAGAAGGCCATGGCCGAAGGAGCCGCTCACCTAGTCGGGCATCACGATTTCTCGACCTTCAGGGCCGGCGACTGCCAGGCCAGATCGCCCTTCAAGACGCTGGACGAACTTTCGGTCGAACGCCAAGGCGACGAGGTTCACATCAAGGCCCGCTCTCGTTCCTTCCTGCATCGCCAGGTTCGCAACATGGTGGGAACCTTGAAAATGGTCGGCGAGGGCCGATGGCATCCAGACGACGTCAAGAAGGCGCTGGAGGCGCGCGCGCGGGCGGCGGGTGGCCCCACCGCGCAGCCACAAGGCCTTTATTTTCTTGGGGTTACTTACTAG
- a CDS encoding cold-shock protein, with the protein MATGTVKWFNTTKGFGFIAPEDGGKDVFVHISALERSGLQGLNEGQKVEFELRQDPKGAKAVDLRTLD; encoded by the coding sequence ATGGCTACAGGCACCGTGAAGTGGTTCAATACGACCAAGGGTTTTGGCTTCATTGCTCCGGAAGACGGCGGCAAGGACGTGTTCGTGCATATCTCGGCGCTGGAACGTTCGGGGCTTCAGGGCCTGAACGAAGGCCAGAAGGTTGAGTTCGAACTGCGCCAGGACCCCAAGGGCGCCAAGGCCGTTGACCTCAGAACGCTTGATTGA
- the secA gene encoding preprotein translocase subunit SecA — translation MLGALVKRLFGSANDRYIKTLKSEVAAINALEPELEKLSNEELAARTVWFKERLEKGETLDDLLPEAFATVREAAKRTLGQRHFDVQMMGGIVLHRGKIAEMKTGEGKTLVATLAVYLNALSGKGVHVVTVNDYLARRDAEWMGQVYRFLGLTVGVIVHGLDDVERQQAYACDVTYGTNNELGFDYLRDNMKFRQTEMAQRPFNYAIVDEVDSILIDEARTPLIISGPTEDNSELYKQVNKLMPLLDASHYEKDEKQRAVTFTEAGVEKIEKLLVEAGLMKGTNLYDLANISLVHHANSALRAHVLFTRDVDYIVKDNKVVIIDEFTGRMMEGRRYSEGLHQALEAKEGVDIQNENQTLASITFQNLFRMYPKLSGMTGTALTEAGEFSEIYNLDVVEMPTNVTCVRIDADDEVYRTAAEKNEAIATLIEECIKRKQPVLVGTVSIEKSEQLAELLKKKKIPHKVLNARYHEQEAYIVAQAGSPGAVTIATNMAGRGTDIQMGGNLDMRLKQELVGLEPAAAAKKADEIRAEVAKGKEIALAAGGLYVIGTERHESRRIDNQLRGRSGRQGDPGGSKFFLSLEDDLMRIFGTNRLDGMLQKLGLKDGEAIVHPWINKALEKAQQKVEARNFEIRKNLLKFDDVMNDQRKVIYEQRKELMATADVSAMVAEFRREILDRMVERCIPEKAFAEEWDVSGLHEEVLRVFNLDLPVADWAKEEGIAEAEIHERVSDAVNRKMAEKVGNYGPDLMRQVEHSILVQILDQSWKDHLLALDHLRQGIGLRAYGQRDPLNEYKREAFNLFSVMLEGLKERVVSLLAHVELRFEEPPEELMAPPKPRQMFETRHDPAFGAMADDEARDPNDPNSWRATPRNAPCPCGSGKKYKHCHGRME, via the coding sequence ATGCTCGGTGCTTTAGTAAAGCGGCTCTTCGGGTCCGCTAACGACCGCTACATCAAGACCCTGAAGTCCGAGGTGGCGGCCATCAATGCACTCGAGCCTGAGCTTGAGAAGCTGTCCAACGAGGAACTGGCGGCCCGCACGGTCTGGTTCAAGGAGCGCTTGGAAAAGGGCGAGACCCTGGACGATCTGCTGCCCGAGGCCTTCGCCACCGTGCGCGAAGCGGCCAAGCGCACGCTGGGTCAGCGCCATTTCGACGTGCAGATGATGGGCGGCATCGTGCTTCATCGCGGCAAAATCGCCGAAATGAAGACGGGTGAAGGCAAGACCCTGGTCGCCACGCTGGCGGTCTATTTGAATGCCCTGTCCGGCAAGGGCGTGCATGTGGTGACGGTCAACGACTATCTAGCCAGACGCGACGCCGAATGGATGGGGCAGGTCTATCGTTTCCTGGGCCTTACGGTCGGCGTGATCGTGCATGGCTTGGACGACGTCGAACGCCAGCAGGCCTATGCCTGCGACGTGACCTATGGCACCAACAACGAATTGGGCTTCGACTATCTGCGCGACAACATGAAGTTCCGCCAGACCGAGATGGCGCAGCGCCCCTTCAATTACGCCATCGTCGACGAAGTGGATTCGATCCTGATCGACGAGGCCAGAACGCCGCTGATCATCTCGGGTCCGACCGAGGACAATTCCGAACTGTACAAGCAGGTCAACAAGCTGATGCCGCTGCTTGACGCCTCGCATTACGAAAAGGACGAAAAGCAGCGCGCCGTCACCTTTACCGAGGCAGGCGTCGAGAAGATCGAAAAGCTGCTGGTCGAGGCGGGCCTGATGAAGGGCACCAACCTGTACGACTTGGCCAATATCTCGCTGGTCCATCACGCCAATTCGGCGTTGCGGGCGCATGTCTTGTTCACGCGCGACGTCGATTACATCGTCAAGGACAACAAGGTCGTCATCATTGATGAGTTCACCGGACGCATGATGGAAGGACGGCGCTATTCCGAGGGCCTGCATCAGGCCTTGGAGGCCAAGGAAGGGGTGGACATCCAAAACGAGAACCAGACCCTGGCCTCGATCACCTTCCAGAATCTCTTTCGCATGTATCCGAAATTGTCGGGCATGACCGGCACGGCGCTGACCGAGGCGGGCGAGTTCTCGGAGATCTACAATCTCGACGTGGTCGAGATGCCGACCAACGTGACTTGCGTGCGCATCGACGCCGATGACGAAGTGTACCGCACCGCGGCTGAAAAGAACGAGGCCATCGCCACCCTGATCGAGGAATGCATCAAGCGCAAGCAGCCGGTGCTGGTGGGCACGGTATCGATCGAAAAGAGCGAGCAACTGGCCGAGCTTCTGAAAAAGAAGAAGATACCCCATAAGGTGCTGAATGCCCGTTATCACGAGCAGGAAGCCTATATCGTGGCCCAGGCGGGATCGCCGGGCGCCGTCACCATCGCCACCAACATGGCCGGTCGCGGCACCGACATCCAGATGGGCGGCAATTTGGATATGCGCTTGAAGCAGGAACTGGTCGGGCTTGAACCGGCCGCCGCCGCCAAGAAGGCCGACGAAATCCGCGCCGAAGTCGCCAAGGGCAAGGAAATCGCGCTGGCCGCCGGTGGGCTTTACGTCATCGGCACCGAGCGCCACGAAAGCAGGCGCATCGACAATCAGCTGCGCGGTCGATCGGGCCGCCAGGGCGATCCCGGCGGCTCCAAGTTCTTCTTGTCGCTGGAAGACGACCTGATGCGCATCTTCGGCACCAACCGCCTGGACGGCATGCTGCAAAAGTTGGGCCTGAAGGATGGCGAGGCCATCGTCCATCCCTGGATCAACAAGGCGCTTGAGAAGGCGCAGCAGAAGGTCGAAGCCAGGAACTTCGAGATTCGCAAGAATCTGCTGAAGTTCGACGATGTGATGAACGATCAGCGCAAAGTGATCTACGAACAGCGCAAGGAACTGATGGCCACCGCCGACGTTTCGGCCATGGTTGCGGAATTCCGCCGCGAGATCCTGGACCGCATGGTGGAGCGCTGCATTCCCGAAAAGGCGTTTGCCGAGGAATGGGACGTGTCGGGCCTGCATGAAGAGGTTCTGCGGGTCTTCAATCTCGATCTGCCGGTGGCCGACTGGGCCAAGGAAGAGGGCATCGCGGAAGCGGAAATCCATGAGCGCGTCTCGGACGCCGTCAATCGCAAGATGGCCGAGAAGGTGGGCAATTACGGCCCCGATCTGATGCGCCAGGTCGAGCACAGCATTCTGGTTCAGATCCTGGATCAAAGCTGGAAGGATCACCTTCTGGCGCTGGATCATCTACGCCAAGGCATCGGGTTGCGCGCCTATGGGCAACGCGATCCCTTGAACGAGTATAAGCGCGAGGCCTTCAATCTGTTCAGCGTGATGCTGGAAGGTCTGAAGGAGCGCGTGGTGTCGCTGCTGGCGCATGTCGAGCTGCGCTTCGAAGAACCGCCCGAGGAACTGATGGCGCCGCCCAAGCCGCGCCAGATGTTCGAAACCCGCCACGATCCCGCCTTCGGGGCGATGGCGGACGACGAGGCGCGCGACCCCAACGATCCCAATTCCTGGCGCGCCACGCCCAGGAACGCGCCTTGCCCCTGCGGCTCGGGCAAGAAGTACAAACACTGCCACGGTCGGATGGAATAA
- a CDS encoding peptidylprolyl isomerase has translation MSRMSAALAASLLGFALVSPVQALGEDSVAATVNGAEIRMSDVMRLKNGAPQLAQAPMGVVYPVILNKLIRDQLLAEAGRKDGLAKDADVVQALKNAETQIIAQTYAMRAATKGVTDQAVQARYSEMKKKFKPAEEVRARHILVNTSDEANGVLADIKNGKKFEEVAAEKSKDGNAQSGGDLGFFRKDEMVPEFAETAFKLKPGQVSAPVKTQFGWHVIKMEEKRMSQPPQLDEVKEDLQAQLAEEALSKIIKNLEAGAKISRFDAEGKPMQAPAAPHK, from the coding sequence ATGTCCCGCATGTCAGCAGCCCTTGCCGCGTCGCTTTTGGGCTTTGCCCTGGTCTCTCCGGTCCAGGCTTTGGGCGAGGATTCGGTTGCCGCCACCGTCAACGGGGCGGAAATCCGCATGTCGGACGTCATGCGTCTGAAGAACGGCGCGCCGCAACTGGCCCAGGCCCCGATGGGGGTCGTTTATCCGGTTATCCTGAACAAGCTGATCCGCGACCAACTGTTGGCCGAGGCGGGACGCAAGGACGGCTTGGCCAAGGACGCCGATGTCGTGCAGGCCTTGAAGAACGCCGAAACGCAGATTATCGCCCAGACCTACGCCATGCGCGCCGCCACCAAGGGTGTCACCGATCAGGCCGTGCAGGCCCGCTATAGCGAGATGAAGAAGAAGTTCAAGCCTGCCGAGGAAGTGCGGGCGCGCCACATCCTGGTCAACACTTCCGACGAGGCCAACGGCGTGCTGGCCGACATCAAGAACGGCAAGAAGTTCGAGGAAGTGGCCGCTGAAAAATCGAAGGACGGCAACGCCCAGAGCGGCGGCGACCTTGGCTTTTTCCGCAAGGACGAAATGGTCCCCGAATTCGCCGAAACCGCTTTCAAGCTGAAGCCCGGCCAAGTCTCGGCCCCCGTTAAAACCCAATTCGGCTGGCATGTCATCAAAATGGAAGAAAAGCGGATGAGCCAGCCCCCGCAACTGGATGAGGTCAAGGAAGACCTGCAGGCTCAGTTGGCCGAAGAGGCCCTGTCCAAGATCATCAAGAATCTGGAAGCAGGCGCCAAGATTTCCCGCTTCGACGCCGAGGGCAAGCCGATGCAAGCCCCCGCCGCTCCGCACAAGTAA
- the argJ gene encoding bifunctional glutamate N-acetyltransferase/amino-acid acetyltransferase ArgJ, with the protein MAPPVSPLAPATYPHLPPLAGVRLATFASGLRYKGRTDLLLAELAPGTTMAGVYTKSLSSSAPVDWCRKAGAKGKARALVVNSGNANAFTGRAGMVSVAATVKAMAQLAACKETEVFVSSTGTIGVPLPHEKIVAALPKAMHALKADAWMDAARAIMTTDTYPKLATRHVRIGDDLVTINGIAKGSGMIAPDMATMLAYVFTDAALPAKLLQELLTKGADKSFNAITVDSDTSTSDTLILFATGQTKHPRISQTNDPRLKEFKAGLNAVLLELAHLVVKDGEGATKFVEIRVAGAASAKAAKRIGMAVANSPLIKTAIAGEDANWGRIVMAVGKAGEKADRDRLTIRIGGFDVACNGGAVPDYDEAPVAAHMKGSNILIEIDVGVGKGKATVWTCDLTHGYIDINGSYRT; encoded by the coding sequence ATGGCCCCGCCCGTCTCGCCGCTGGCGCCAGCCACCTATCCGCACCTGCCGCCCCTGGCAGGCGTGCGGCTGGCGACCTTCGCTTCGGGTCTGCGCTACAAGGGGCGCACCGACCTGCTGCTGGCCGAATTGGCGCCCGGCACCACCATGGCCGGGGTCTATACCAAATCGCTGTCCAGTTCGGCGCCGGTCGATTGGTGCCGCAAGGCGGGCGCCAAGGGCAAGGCTCGCGCCCTGGTGGTCAATTCCGGCAACGCCAACGCCTTTACCGGCCGGGCGGGCATGGTTTCTGTTGCCGCCACGGTCAAGGCCATGGCCCAACTAGCCGCCTGCAAGGAAACCGAGGTGTTCGTCTCCTCGACCGGCACCATCGGCGTTCCGCTGCCCCATGAAAAAATCGTCGCTGCCCTGCCCAAGGCCATGCATGCCCTGAAGGCCGATGCCTGGATGGATGCCGCCCGGGCCATCATGACCACCGACACCTATCCGAAACTGGCCACCCGCCATGTCCGCATCGGCGACGATTTGGTCACCATCAACGGCATCGCCAAGGGATCGGGCATGATCGCGCCCGACATGGCCACCATGCTGGCCTATGTCTTCACCGATGCCGCCCTGCCCGCCAAGCTGCTGCAGGAATTGCTGACCAAAGGTGCGGATAAAAGTTTCAACGCGATCACGGTGGACAGCGACACATCGACCAGCGACACGCTGATCCTGTTCGCCACCGGCCAGACCAAACATCCGCGCATCAGCCAAACGAACGATCCGCGCTTGAAGGAATTCAAGGCCGGTCTCAATGCCGTGTTGCTGGAACTGGCGCATCTGGTGGTCAAGGACGGCGAAGGGGCCACCAAATTCGTGGAAATCCGCGTTGCGGGCGCCGCTTCGGCCAAGGCCGCCAAGCGCATCGGCATGGCGGTCGCCAACTCGCCGCTGATCAAAACGGCCATCGCGGGCGAAGACGCCAATTGGGGACGCATCGTCATGGCCGTCGGCAAGGCGGGCGAAAAGGCCGACCGCGACCGGTTGACGATCCGCATCGGCGGTTTCGACGTGGCCTGCAATGGCGGCGCGGTGCCGGACTATGACGAAGCGCCTGTAGCCGCCCATATGAAGGGCAGCAATATTCTGATCGAAATCGATGTCGGCGTCGGCAAGGGCAAAGCCACGGTCTGGACTTGCGACCTGACTCACGGCTATATCGACATCAACGGGTCGTACAGAACCTGA
- a CDS encoding GNAT family N-acetyltransferase, with translation MSAGRSWRGEHLLTADLRLRPPVEADIPALVEIANDPEIARWTAQLPNPYDAGHAMEFIAQANSDRLQNKDVVLLIERLADGKLAGVIHLSFEDGTGRLGYWIARRQWKLGYATQAVRRIARLAFRQLGLARLVADVMADNRPSCRVLEKAGFTASQVESRQLQGRCRDVPVTRFRLDLDGWNKLQADKPLLLVSAAALIDVDNRVLLACRPEGKAMAGLWEFPGGKIHAGESPEAALIRELKEELGIDASESCLAPLAFASHDYDSFHLLMPLFVLRQWQGEPHPHEGQKLAWVRKDRLDAYPMPPADLPLTPILKDWL, from the coding sequence ATGTCGGCAGGAAGAAGTTGGCGGGGCGAGCATCTGCTGACTGCTGACTTGCGCTTGCGCCCCCCCGTCGAAGCCGACATTCCCGCCCTGGTCGAGATCGCCAACGACCCGGAAATCGCCCGCTGGACGGCGCAATTGCCCAATCCCTACGATGCGGGCCACGCCATGGAGTTCATCGCCCAGGCGAACAGCGACCGTCTGCAAAACAAGGATGTCGTCCTGCTCATCGAGCGGCTGGCCGACGGGAAGCTGGCGGGCGTCATCCATCTGTCTTTCGAAGACGGCACCGGCAGACTGGGTTATTGGATCGCCAGACGCCAATGGAAATTGGGTTACGCCACCCAAGCCGTGCGCCGCATAGCCAGGCTGGCTTTCCGGCAACTAGGCCTTGCCCGGCTGGTCGCCGATGTCATGGCGGACAACAGGCCATCGTGCCGTGTCTTGGAAAAAGCGGGCTTCACAGCCAGCCAAGTGGAATCCCGCCAGCTTCAAGGCCGCTGCCGGGATGTTCCTGTCACGCGCTTCCGCCTTGATCTTGACGGATGGAACAAGTTGCAAGCGGACAAGCCCCTGCTGCTGGTCAGCGCCGCCGCCTTGATCGACGTCGACAACAGGGTGCTGCTGGCATGCCGCCCCGAAGGCAAGGCGATGGCGGGCTTATGGGAATTTCCCGGCGGAAAGATCCATGCCGGCGAAAGCCCCGAAGCGGCCCTGATCCGCGAATTGAAGGAAGAACTGGGAATCGACGCCAGCGAAAGCTGTCTGGCGCCGCTGGCCTTCGCATCGCACGATTACGACAGTTTCCATCTATTGATGCCGCTGTTCGTGCTGCGCCAATGGCAAGGCGAGCCGCACCCTCATGAAGGCCAGAAACTGGCCTGGGTGCGCAAAGACCGGCTGGACGCCTATCCGATGCCGCCCGCAGACCTGCCCCTGACGCCGATCTTAAAGGACTGGCTGTAG
- a CDS encoding bacteriohemerythrin has protein sequence MALLPWHDSYSIGVRALDDDHRHWVELINKFHDAQERGDAAQVIEANIDALLAHTKEHFGREEALMNKSGYPGFTKHKASHDLTLAKLNELTERRKTYGETIDQKLLIDFMKNFFIGHVTSEDLRMREYFREKGVSDVPLPESQQRGSQRHGFLGAVMGVFDAFKVKQRIIMLGLLPTLALLIYAGVAVEEKRTTAAEMEKLGVLTGFSQSASALIHELQKERGSTSLFMGSKGTKFKDQVDAIRKDSDGRLAPFKTSLQRIMADMPEYGDMGKAALTGLDGLAGVRAKADALDVPIPEMQGFYTRNIGQLIGMIDAMALKTSDSAVARLIGAYSGWIKMKEQAGLERAMISGGFAAGKFAPEAYRRVVGNFGQQSAYENVFNAFATSELKELAKKTVAGEAVDEVTRLRKIAHDSIETGDTGGVEAPKWFAASTARIDMMKKVEDEIANRLGTLARETMEAANANFVFLIVVSLVLLSLIGLFAFAIVASITPPLISLTGTMQMMAQGDLGVDVYGQFRKDEIGDMARSLQHFKESLIRASVVSSENWVENTAQIEKLAHKQRMIETFEVKVSQFLEQMAAGADGLSSTAVRMSENAHNTASESEVVSAASHQASERVEAAAAAAEELRASIAEIGRQVDGAARATRDASQQAKATDAKVESLLTAAQRIGEVVHLINDIASQTNLLALNATIEAARAGEAGKGFAVVAGEVKSLANQTAKATEEIGGQIKAMQLATDETVAALRQISNSISEIDQVSASVAAAIEEQSSATEEISRNVHDTAMAAAEVSNSIGRVSAAAAETGQASELVRSESEQMSRQASNIRTEVKTFLAEVKAV, from the coding sequence ATGGCCTTGCTTCCTTGGCACGATTCCTACAGCATCGGCGTGCGCGCCCTTGATGATGATCATCGTCATTGGGTCGAGCTGATCAACAAGTTCCACGATGCGCAGGAGCGCGGCGACGCCGCCCAGGTCATCGAGGCGAATATCGACGCCCTGCTGGCTCATACGAAAGAGCATTTCGGACGCGAAGAAGCATTGATGAACAAGTCGGGATATCCCGGCTTCACCAAGCACAAGGCGTCGCACGATCTGACGCTGGCCAAGTTGAACGAATTGACCGAGCGGCGCAAAACATACGGCGAAACCATCGATCAGAAGCTGCTGATCGATTTCATGAAAAATTTCTTCATCGGGCATGTCACCTCGGAAGATTTGCGCATGCGCGAATATTTCCGCGAGAAGGGCGTCTCGGACGTTCCATTGCCCGAATCGCAGCAGCGAGGTTCCCAGCGTCATGGTTTCCTTGGCGCGGTGATGGGGGTGTTTGACGCCTTCAAGGTCAAGCAACGCATCATCATGCTAGGTTTGTTGCCGACCTTGGCCTTGTTGATCTATGCCGGGGTGGCGGTCGAGGAAAAGCGCACCACCGCCGCCGAAATGGAAAAGCTGGGCGTGTTGACAGGTTTCTCGCAATCGGCCAGCGCCCTGATTCACGAGTTGCAAAAGGAACGCGGTTCGACCTCGCTGTTCATGGGCAGCAAGGGAACGAAATTCAAGGATCAGGTGGACGCCATCCGCAAGGACAGCGATGGCCGCCTAGCACCCTTCAAAACCAGCCTGCAACGGATCATGGCCGACATGCCCGAATATGGCGACATGGGCAAGGCGGCGCTGACCGGTCTGGACGGCTTGGCAGGCGTGCGCGCCAAGGCCGACGCGCTGGATGTGCCGATTCCCGAGATGCAAGGCTTCTACACCCGCAACATCGGCCAATTGATCGGCATGATCGACGCCATGGCCTTGAAAACCAGCGACAGCGCGGTGGCCCGTCTGATCGGCGCCTATTCCGGCTGGATCAAGATGAAGGAACAGGCCGGTCTTGAGCGCGCCATGATCTCGGGCGGTTTCGCGGCGGGAAAATTCGCGCCCGAAGCCTATCGCCGGGTGGTGGGCAATTTCGGCCAGCAAAGCGCCTATGAAAACGTCTTCAACGCCTTCGCCACTTCAGAGTTGAAGGAGTTGGCGAAAAAGACGGTGGCGGGCGAAGCGGTCGACGAGGTGACGCGCCTGCGCAAGATCGCCCATGACAGCATCGAAACTGGCGATACCGGCGGCGTCGAAGCGCCGAAATGGTTTGCCGCCTCGACGGCGCGCATCGACATGATGAAGAAGGTCGAGGACGAGATCGCCAATCGTTTGGGAACCTTGGCCCGCGAAACCATGGAGGCGGCCAACGCCAATTTCGTCTTCCTGATCGTAGTTTCCTTGGTCTTGCTGTCGCTGATCGGCTTGTTCGCCTTCGCCATCGTGGCCAGCATCACGCCGCCCTTGATCTCGCTGACCGGCACCATGCAGATGATGGCCCAGGGAGATTTGGGCGTTGATGTCTATGGTCAGTTCCGCAAGGACGAGATCGGCGACATGGCCAGAAGCCTTCAGCATTTCAAGGAATCCTTGATCCGCGCCTCGGTCGTGTCTTCCGAGAACTGGGTTGAGAATACGGCCCAGATCGAAAAGCTGGCGCATAAGCAGCGCATGATCGAAACCTTCGAGGTCAAGGTGTCGCAGTTCCTTGAACAGATGGCGGCCGGGGCCGATGGTTTGTCGAGCACGGCGGTCCGCATGAGCGAAAACGCCCACAATACCGCCAGCGAAAGCGAGGTGGTGAGCGCCGCATCGCATCAGGCCAGCGAGCGGGTGGAGGCGGCGGCAGCGGCGGCCGAGGAATTGCGGGCTTCGATTGCGGAAATCGGTCGTCAGGTCGATGGCGCGGCCAGGGCGACCCGCGACGCCTCTCAGCAGGCCAAGGCCACGGACGCCAAGGTGGAATCGTTGCTGACGGCAGCCCAGCGCATCGGCGAGGTGGTGCATCTGATCAACGACATCGCGTCACAGACCAATCTGCTGGCCTTGAACGCTACTATCGAAGCGGCCAGGGCGGGCGAGGCGGGCAAGGGATTTGCCGTCGTGGCGGGCGAAGTGAAAAGCCTGGCCAACCAGACCGCCAAGGCCACCGAGGAAATCGGCGGCCAGATCAAGGCGATGCAATTGGCGACGGATGAAACAGTGGCGGCCCTGCGCCAGATTTCAAACAGCATTTCCGAGATCGATCAGGTGTCGGCTTCGGTGGCGGCGGCGATCGAGGAGCAAAGCAGCGCCACCGAGGAAATCAGCCGCAATGTCCATGATACGGCGATGGCGGCGGCGGAAGTGTCCAACTCGATCGGTCGCGTCAGCGCGGCGGCGGCTGAAACCGGGCAGGCATCCGAACTGGTGCGTTCCGAATCCGAACAGATGAGCAGGCAGGCCAGCAACATCCGCACCGAGGTCAAGACCTTCCTGGCCGAAGTGAAGGCGGTGTGA